From a single Staphylococcus epidermidis genomic region:
- the cysE gene encoding serine O-acetyltransferase — translation MRDDIKMVFEQDPAARSTLEVITTYAGLHAVWSHLIAHKLYKNRRYVAARMISQLSRFFTGIEIHPGAKIGKRLFIDHGMGVVIGETCTIGDNVTIYQGVTLGGTGKEKGKRHPDIGDNVLIAAGSKILGNIKIESNVNIGANSVVLQSVPSYTTVVGIPGHIVKQEGRRIGKTFDHRNLPDPLYEQIKHLERQLEKAKNGEIQDDYII, via the coding sequence ATGAGAGACGATATAAAGATGGTGTTTGAACAGGATCCTGCAGCGCGCTCGACTTTAGAAGTAATAACTACTTACGCTGGATTACATGCAGTTTGGAGTCACTTAATTGCCCATAAATTATATAAAAATAGACGCTATGTAGCAGCCAGAATGATTTCTCAACTATCACGTTTTTTCACCGGAATTGAAATACATCCAGGTGCAAAAATCGGTAAGCGTTTATTTATCGACCATGGCATGGGTGTAGTTATTGGAGAAACATGTACAATTGGTGATAATGTTACTATTTATCAAGGAGTTACTTTAGGTGGTACAGGCAAAGAAAAAGGAAAACGCCATCCTGATATCGGTGATAATGTTTTGATAGCAGCTGGATCTAAGATATTAGGTAATATAAAAATTGAATCAAATGTGAATATTGGAGCTAATTCTGTAGTATTACAGTCTGTTCCTAGTTATACAACTGTAGTAGGTATACCAGGTCACATTGTTAAACAAGAAGGTAGACGTATTGGTAAAACATTTGATCACCGTAACTTACCTGATCCACTTTACGAACAAATTAAACACTTAGAAAGACAGCTTGAAAAAGCTAAGAATGGAGAGATTCAAGATGATTACATTATATAA